A window of the Myxococcus fulvus genome harbors these coding sequences:
- a CDS encoding serine/threonine-protein kinase PknK, producing MTEFSRLPALPGVGATIGPYELLEVLGQGGMGVVYRGQHPETGEAVAVKTVRAASEVPLASIRREIHALRRLRHPGVVRIVAEGVTRGLPWYAMELLRGQTLRLATPAPGTGPLDGERLRTTLNLTRRLCSALAFLHGNGLVHRDLKPENVFLRPDGTPVLVDFGIAARFGGSRGRETLDVSGVVVGSDTYMAPEQLRGDYVDARADLYALGCILYEQLTGRPPFVPGREGPLPHQHLHLAPVPPGLRVESVPAALDALVLKLLAKRPQERPGYAQDVSSALEALGAEHGEEGAAAVPRTPAYLYRPDLSGRGGELGRLMAALDAAARGQGGRVFLGGESGAGKTRLALELAAEAGWRRMAVVTGECVAMGEGGTDLHAAPLQPLRPLLLAVADRCNERGAAEAARLLGPRGRVLEPYEPSLSQLPGQRELPEPPALPAPEARLRVLSALRDTLCALAEAQPLLLVLDDLQWADELTLSFLLELDARHLAKRPVLLVGTYRMDQMGQALREVVGASDAVRVEVGRLDARSAGQMVRGMLALREVPEPFVDALVHETSGNPFFIAEYLRAAIDAGLLFRAPSGEWLFGAQGSAGGRPLPLPGSIAELIERRLSDLGEHGRALAEVASVLGRELDEELLVSAAALPAGASAEAVDELRRRQVLEESDGGRLRFVHDKLREVAYARIPDPRRRALHHRCAERLETQGATSPSGLTPLAAGLAHHWSRAGVPERASGWFARAADAARAAYANNDAISFYESALREAAASSGNAHASGPDASQVALDVVWESLGEVLALTGRQQAARQAFLHSLARIEQTQRVRRANVLRKVGKSLQTHHQNEEALRVYAQAQAELGPMPDSVSSAPGQVEAAWWHEWVQLQGERITVHYWLAQLDEMRALVEGVRPVMRAHGTPLQRARFFNSLVQMQLRSERYRASTETVAHARAYAEAALESEGEAEHAGARCVVAMVLLFHGALDEAQSWMEESLRGAERQGDVTLQTRCLTYLTVILRLRERVAEASEATERTVELATRSGMSDYLGAAHATRAWVASRAQDLVSARQAATESLRLWQALSLVYPFQWLARWPLLAVELSEGALPQALEQARAMLQVHQQRQPDVLTQMLTQALAQADAGRMEEARTTLIQACESARRLCYL from the coding sequence ATGACGGAGTTTTCTCGGCTTCCCGCGCTGCCTGGGGTGGGAGCGACCATCGGCCCGTACGAGCTGCTCGAGGTGCTCGGGCAGGGGGGCATGGGCGTCGTCTACCGGGGGCAGCATCCGGAGACGGGCGAGGCGGTGGCGGTGAAGACGGTGCGCGCGGCCTCGGAGGTTCCGCTGGCCAGCATCCGTCGGGAAATCCATGCGTTGCGCCGGCTCCGGCACCCGGGCGTGGTGCGAATCGTCGCGGAGGGCGTGACGCGGGGGCTGCCCTGGTACGCCATGGAGCTGCTCCGGGGACAGACGCTGCGGCTGGCCACGCCCGCGCCGGGGACGGGCCCGCTGGACGGCGAGCGGCTGAGGACGACGCTCAATCTGACCCGGCGGCTGTGCTCGGCGCTGGCGTTCCTGCACGGCAACGGGCTGGTGCACCGGGATCTCAAACCGGAGAACGTCTTCCTGCGTCCGGATGGGACGCCGGTGCTGGTGGACTTCGGCATCGCCGCGCGCTTCGGCGGCTCACGCGGGCGCGAGACGCTGGACGTGAGCGGCGTGGTGGTGGGCAGCGACACGTACATGGCGCCGGAGCAACTCCGGGGCGACTACGTGGACGCGCGCGCGGACCTCTATGCCCTGGGCTGCATCCTCTACGAGCAGCTCACGGGACGGCCACCCTTCGTCCCCGGCCGCGAGGGACCGCTGCCCCATCAGCACCTGCACCTGGCGCCCGTGCCGCCGGGACTGCGCGTGGAGAGCGTGCCCGCGGCGCTGGATGCGTTGGTGTTGAAGCTGCTCGCCAAGCGCCCCCAGGAGCGGCCGGGATACGCGCAGGACGTGTCGTCCGCGCTCGAGGCCCTGGGCGCGGAGCACGGTGAGGAGGGCGCCGCCGCGGTGCCCCGGACGCCCGCCTATCTGTATCGGCCGGACCTGTCGGGACGCGGCGGTGAGCTGGGCCGGCTGATGGCGGCGCTCGACGCGGCGGCGCGCGGACAGGGCGGCCGGGTCTTCCTCGGCGGAGAGAGCGGCGCGGGCAAGACGCGGCTGGCGCTGGAGCTGGCGGCGGAGGCCGGCTGGCGGCGCATGGCGGTGGTGACGGGCGAGTGCGTGGCCATGGGCGAGGGCGGCACGGATTTGCACGCCGCGCCCCTCCAGCCCCTGCGTCCGCTGCTGCTCGCGGTGGCGGACCGCTGCAACGAGCGCGGCGCGGCCGAGGCGGCGCGGCTGCTCGGTCCGCGGGGCCGCGTCCTCGAGCCGTACGAGCCGTCCTTGTCGCAGCTGCCCGGTCAGCGCGAACTGCCCGAGCCCCCTGCCCTGCCCGCGCCCGAGGCGCGCCTGCGCGTGTTGTCCGCGCTGCGAGACACGCTGTGCGCGCTGGCGGAAGCCCAGCCGCTGCTGCTGGTGCTGGATGACCTGCAGTGGGCGGACGAGCTGACGCTGAGCTTCCTGTTGGAGCTGGACGCGCGGCACCTGGCGAAGCGGCCGGTGTTGCTCGTGGGCACCTACCGGATGGACCAGATGGGGCAGGCCCTGCGCGAGGTGGTGGGCGCGTCCGACGCGGTGCGCGTCGAGGTGGGCCGGCTGGACGCGAGGAGCGCGGGGCAGATGGTGCGCGGCATGCTCGCGCTGCGCGAGGTGCCCGAGCCCTTCGTCGACGCGCTGGTGCACGAGACGAGCGGCAACCCCTTCTTCATCGCGGAGTACCTGCGCGCCGCCATCGACGCGGGCCTGCTCTTCCGCGCGCCGTCCGGCGAATGGCTCTTCGGGGCGCAAGGCAGCGCCGGCGGCCGTCCCCTGCCCCTGCCCGGCAGCATCGCCGAGCTCATCGAGCGGCGCCTGTCGGACCTGGGCGAGCACGGGCGCGCGCTGGCGGAGGTCGCCTCGGTGCTGGGGCGCGAGCTGGATGAAGAGCTGCTCGTGTCCGCCGCCGCGCTGCCGGCGGGCGCGAGCGCGGAGGCCGTGGACGAGCTGCGGCGTCGGCAGGTGCTGGAGGAGTCCGACGGAGGCCGGCTGCGCTTCGTGCACGACAAGCTGCGCGAGGTGGCCTACGCGAGAATTCCGGACCCGCGCCGACGCGCGCTGCACCATCGCTGCGCGGAGCGACTGGAGACGCAAGGCGCGACGTCTCCCTCGGGCCTGACGCCGCTGGCCGCGGGGCTCGCCCACCACTGGTCCCGCGCGGGAGTGCCCGAGCGGGCCAGCGGCTGGTTCGCGCGGGCGGCGGACGCGGCGCGCGCGGCGTATGCCAACAACGACGCCATCTCCTTCTACGAGTCCGCGCTGCGCGAGGCCGCGGCGTCCTCGGGGAACGCGCATGCGTCCGGCCCGGACGCGTCCCAGGTGGCGCTGGATGTCGTCTGGGAATCGCTGGGCGAGGTGCTCGCGCTCACCGGACGACAGCAGGCCGCGCGTCAGGCCTTCCTCCATTCCCTGGCACGGATTGAGCAAACCCAGCGTGTCCGTCGCGCCAATGTGCTGCGGAAGGTGGGCAAGTCCTTGCAGACGCACCATCAGAACGAGGAAGCGCTGCGGGTGTATGCCCAGGCCCAGGCCGAGCTGGGACCCATGCCCGACAGCGTCTCCTCCGCGCCCGGGCAGGTGGAGGCCGCGTGGTGGCACGAGTGGGTGCAGCTCCAGGGTGAGCGCATCACCGTGCACTACTGGCTGGCCCAGCTCGACGAGATGCGGGCCCTGGTGGAGGGAGTGCGTCCGGTGATGCGGGCCCACGGCACGCCGCTGCAGCGCGCGCGGTTCTTCAACTCGCTGGTGCAGATGCAACTGCGCAGCGAACGCTATCGAGCATCGACGGAGACCGTGGCCCACGCCCGGGCCTACGCGGAAGCGGCGCTGGAGTCCGAGGGGGAAGCGGAGCACGCGGGAGCCCGGTGCGTGGTCGCCATGGTGTTGCTCTTCCATGGCGCGCTGGACGAGGCACAGAGCTGGATGGAGGAGTCCCTCCGCGGAGCCGAGCGGCAGGGAGACGTGACGCTGCAGACGCGCTGCCTCACCTACCTCACCGTCATCCTCCGCTTGAGGGAGCGGGTGGCGGAGGCGAGCGAGGCGACGGAGCGCACGGTGGAGCTGGCGACGCGCTCCGGCATGTCGGACTACCTGGGCGCGGCGCACGCCACCCGGGCCTGGGTGGCCTCGCGCGCCCAGGACCTCGTCTCGGCGAGACAGGCCGCCACCGAGTCGCTGCGGCTGTGGCAGGCGCTCTCGCTCGTGTACCCCTTCCAATGGCTCGCACGCTGGCCCCTGCTCGCCGTGGAGCTCTCGGAAGGAGCGCTGCCCCAGGCGTTGGAGCAGGCCCGGGCGATGCTCCAGGTCCACCAGCAGCGGCAGCCGGACGTGCTCACGCAGATGTTGACGCAAGCGTTGGCACAGGCGGACGCGGGCCGGATGGAAGAAGCGCGGACCACACTCATCCAGGCCTGTGAGTCGGCTCGGCGGCTCTGCTATCTGTAA
- a CDS encoding YcaO-like family protein, translating into MRPFSLDTGSASPGTSKQFRQGTHRVATPEQTLERVQRLMPVMGITRVANVTGLDTIGLPVVMVTRPNARSLAVSQGKGTSLAAAKASGLMESVEAHHAEHITLPLKLATYNELRFRSPVVDVDRLPRLSVSLFHPNWRTLWVEGVDLLGAGPLWLPFDLVHTDFTLPLPTGSGAFLMSSNGLASGNHVLEAMLHGLCEVVERDATALWHVRGAQAQAATRLKLDSVDDAGCRQVLDLYERAGVAVGVWETTSDVGVPAFSCYIVDREPEPLRPVAVAGGMGCHPSRAVALMRALTEAAQSRLTRISGARDDLHRKAYEAAREGVAAERLRKRLAEEPAVREFHQAPHHDADTFEEDLAWVLAKVRSVGVSQVVAVDLTKPELGLPVVRVVVPGLETTHEAPGYQPGPRAQQVMRGGAR; encoded by the coding sequence ATGCGCCCCTTCTCCCTCGACACCGGTAGCGCGTCCCCTGGGACGTCCAAGCAGTTCCGCCAGGGGACCCACCGGGTGGCGACACCCGAGCAGACGCTGGAGCGCGTGCAACGGCTCATGCCCGTCATGGGCATCACCCGCGTCGCCAACGTCACGGGGTTGGATACGATTGGCCTCCCGGTGGTGATGGTGACGCGGCCCAACGCGCGCTCACTGGCGGTGTCGCAGGGAAAGGGCACGAGCCTCGCCGCGGCGAAGGCGTCCGGGCTGATGGAGTCGGTGGAGGCGCACCATGCCGAGCACATCACCCTGCCCCTGAAGTTGGCCACGTACAACGAGCTGCGCTTCCGCTCGCCCGTGGTCGACGTGGACAGGCTGCCTCGGCTGTCGGTGAGCCTGTTCCATCCCAACTGGCGCACGCTCTGGGTGGAGGGCGTGGACCTGCTGGGCGCGGGCCCGCTGTGGCTGCCCTTCGACCTGGTGCACACGGACTTCACGCTGCCCCTGCCCACGGGGAGCGGCGCGTTCCTCATGAGCAGCAATGGCCTGGCCTCCGGCAATCACGTGCTCGAGGCGATGTTGCATGGGTTGTGCGAAGTGGTGGAGCGCGACGCGACGGCGCTCTGGCATGTCCGAGGAGCTCAGGCCCAGGCCGCCACGCGACTGAAGCTGGACTCGGTGGACGACGCCGGGTGTCGCCAGGTGCTGGACCTCTACGAGCGCGCGGGCGTGGCCGTGGGCGTCTGGGAGACGACGAGCGACGTCGGCGTGCCCGCGTTCAGTTGCTACATCGTCGACCGGGAGCCGGAGCCGCTGCGCCCCGTCGCGGTGGCGGGTGGCATGGGCTGTCATCCCTCGCGAGCGGTGGCCTTGATGCGCGCCCTGACGGAGGCCGCGCAGAGCCGGCTCACGCGCATCAGCGGGGCGCGAGACGACCTGCACCGAAAGGCATACGAAGCCGCGCGCGAAGGCGTGGCGGCGGAGCGACTGCGCAAGCGGCTGGCCGAGGAGCCCGCGGTGCGGGAGTTCCACCAGGCGCCCCATCACGACGCGGACACGTTCGAGGAGGACCTCGCGTGGGTGCTCGCGAAGGTGCGCTCGGTGGGCGTGAGCCAGGTGGTGGCGGTGGACCTGACGAAGCCGGAGCTGGGATTGCCCGTCGTGCGGGTGGTGGTGCCGGGGCTGGAGACGACGCACGAGGCGCCCGGATATCAACCGGGGCCGAGGGCACAGCAGGTGATGCGCGGAGGCGCGCGATGA
- a CDS encoding TfuA-like protein → MKVFIFTGPTLRAEEAKLELDAVYLPPAQQGDVYRAACEKPVALGIIDGFFEHVPSVWHKEILWAMSEGIHVFGASSMGALRAAELATFGMEGVGSVFEDFRQGVLEDDDEVAVTHASAEHGWRPLSEAMVNVRATLVAARTAGVVSEPVRASLEQRAKALFYVERAWPKLLSEALREGLPRAEVEALEAWLPKGRVDVKRADAVAMLRMIRSRVEAGLSPKETRFPFQHTDAWEEARRRAARQPLRQTARAPDGVGIEALLDELRLRGELKEARRASMARALAVEEARRLGRVPDERELHATKEALSHERHLTPESFERWKTEQHVDDVARLLRDESHVRWVEALMEPDVLRHLADHLRLTGEYAALLERARDKEQVLDAAGLSLPKLEDAGITEGALWAWYFEENQGRMVPAQLEQAARDEGFADVASMRRAALRELCYVLTKAGAAA, encoded by the coding sequence ATGAAGGTCTTCATCTTCACCGGCCCCACGCTGCGCGCCGAGGAGGCGAAACTGGAGCTCGACGCGGTGTACCTGCCTCCCGCGCAACAGGGCGATGTCTACCGCGCGGCGTGCGAGAAGCCGGTGGCGCTGGGCATCATCGACGGGTTCTTCGAGCACGTGCCCTCGGTCTGGCACAAGGAGATCCTCTGGGCGATGTCGGAGGGCATCCATGTCTTCGGGGCCTCGAGCATGGGGGCGCTGCGGGCCGCGGAGCTGGCCACCTTCGGCATGGAGGGCGTGGGCTCCGTCTTCGAGGACTTCCGTCAAGGCGTGCTGGAGGACGATGACGAGGTCGCGGTGACACACGCGAGCGCCGAGCATGGCTGGCGTCCCCTGTCCGAGGCGATGGTCAACGTCCGCGCGACCCTCGTTGCGGCACGCACGGCGGGAGTGGTGAGCGAGCCTGTTCGCGCATCGCTCGAGCAGCGCGCCAAGGCGCTCTTCTACGTGGAGCGTGCGTGGCCGAAGCTGCTGTCCGAGGCCCTGCGTGAGGGGCTCCCTCGCGCGGAGGTGGAGGCACTCGAAGCCTGGCTGCCAAAGGGACGCGTGGACGTGAAGCGCGCGGACGCGGTGGCGATGCTGCGCATGATTCGCTCGCGCGTGGAGGCGGGCCTTTCGCCCAAGGAGACCCGCTTCCCCTTCCAGCACACGGATGCGTGGGAAGAGGCGCGACGGCGCGCGGCGCGGCAGCCGCTTCGACAGACGGCACGCGCCCCGGATGGCGTGGGAATCGAAGCGCTCCTCGACGAGCTTCGCCTGCGCGGAGAGCTGAAGGAGGCGCGACGGGCGAGCATGGCACGAGCGCTCGCCGTGGAGGAGGCGCGACGACTGGGGCGCGTCCCGGATGAGAGGGAGCTGCACGCGACGAAGGAGGCGCTGAGCCACGAGCGGCACCTCACGCCGGAGTCCTTCGAGCGGTGGAAGACGGAGCAGCACGTGGACGACGTCGCCCGGCTGCTGCGGGACGAGTCCCATGTTCGCTGGGTGGAGGCCCTCATGGAGCCGGATGTCTTGCGGCACCTCGCCGACCACCTGCGGCTGACGGGCGAGTACGCCGCCTTGCTGGAGCGCGCGCGCGACAAGGAGCAGGTGCTCGACGCGGCGGGACTCTCGCTGCCCAAGCTGGAGGACGCGGGCATCACCGAGGGCGCGCTGTGGGCCTGGTACTTCGAGGAGAACCAGGGACGCATGGTGCCCGCGCAGTTGGAGCAGGCCGCGCGCGACGAGGGCTTCGCCGACGTGGCCTCCATGCGCAGGGCCGCGCTGCGCGAGCTTTGCTACGTCCTCACGAAGGCGGGCGCGGCGGCCTGA
- a CDS encoding class I SAM-dependent methyltransferase: MEKRTDWYEHPEYYEAIFGTDTVREVDFLQALSERHGTGGKQWLEPACGAGRLVAEATSRGLKVTGYDISEAMLAHARKRLTPARRRQAKLSVSRMEEFFEPSLEGKVDVAHNLVSTFRYLDSEAAALAHLKGTRRLLKPQGLYVLGFHLTDYARTSAEHERWLGKVGKDKVVCNTHEGLPDRRARRSPMRNRLRITGPGKDWLIETTWFFRTYDAAQANRLFRNAGLRVVEAYDFDYDLSAPVERGSRRLDRVFVLQPVPAEASVVETKKPASRKRATVSTKK; this comes from the coding sequence ATGGAAAAACGCACCGACTGGTATGAGCACCCCGAGTACTACGAAGCCATCTTCGGCACCGACACCGTGCGCGAGGTGGACTTCCTCCAGGCGCTGAGCGAACGGCACGGCACGGGGGGCAAGCAGTGGTTGGAGCCCGCGTGCGGCGCCGGTCGCCTGGTGGCCGAGGCCACGAGTCGGGGATTGAAGGTCACCGGTTACGACATCTCCGAGGCGATGCTCGCGCATGCGCGCAAGCGGCTGACGCCCGCGCGTCGCCGTCAGGCGAAGCTCTCCGTGTCGCGCATGGAGGAGTTCTTCGAGCCCTCGCTGGAGGGCAAGGTGGACGTCGCGCACAACCTGGTCTCCACCTTCCGCTACCTGGACAGCGAGGCGGCGGCGCTGGCGCACCTGAAGGGGACGCGGCGGCTGCTCAAGCCCCAGGGGCTCTACGTGCTGGGCTTCCACCTCACCGACTACGCGCGGACCTCGGCCGAGCACGAGCGCTGGCTGGGGAAGGTGGGCAAGGACAAGGTCGTCTGCAACACGCACGAAGGCCTGCCGGACCGGCGCGCCCGCCGCTCGCCCATGCGCAACCGGCTGCGAATCACCGGGCCGGGAAAGGATTGGCTCATCGAGACGACCTGGTTCTTCAGGACGTACGACGCAGCGCAGGCGAACCGGTTGTTCCGCAACGCGGGGCTGCGCGTGGTGGAGGCGTATGACTTCGACTACGACCTGAGCGCGCCCGTCGAGCGCGGCAGCCGACGGTTGGACCGGGTCTTCGTCCTGCAGCCGGTGCCCGCGGAGGCCTCGGTGGTGGAGACGAAGAAGCCCGCGAGTCGCAAGCGCGCCACCGTCTCGACGAAGAAGTAA
- a CDS encoding lysylphosphatidylglycerol synthase transmembrane domain-containing protein, with protein MHEDASMPDDGSARDPSEPGSRRHSVWGWLPGVVLLVAFTAFVVLRFGEEKQFAQMLQRARPEWLLVGVVLQFLSYLTMAGCWRVVLEVEGVKAPWLRTAGLALMKLSFDQLVPTAGIGGSVVVMKGLQREGAPPRVATGALLVDMVSFYLAHAVAVAVSIFILWYRASLHAAILGLATAFAVLACAVPFGILWLTRHGGWQPPRWARRIPGLTSLLESISQVSPALVRDTWLLVRASAFQLATFALDALTLSCMFQAVGHPVDFAAVFSAFMLATLVMTLSIIPGGVGTFEATAVGTLSSLGVPVEVGLTAVMLLRGYTLWLPLPLGMVLLRRMFGGRLREAMSERPSLVSAEHEPA; from the coding sequence ATGCACGAGGACGCTTCCATGCCGGATGACGGCTCCGCGCGCGACCCGTCGGAGCCCGGCTCTCGGCGACACAGCGTGTGGGGCTGGTTGCCGGGCGTGGTGCTGCTCGTCGCCTTCACGGCGTTCGTGGTGCTGCGCTTCGGGGAGGAGAAGCAGTTCGCCCAGATGCTCCAGCGCGCGCGGCCGGAGTGGCTGCTGGTGGGCGTGGTGCTCCAGTTCCTCTCGTACCTGACGATGGCGGGATGCTGGCGGGTGGTGCTGGAGGTAGAGGGCGTGAAGGCGCCCTGGCTGCGCACCGCGGGCCTGGCCTTGATGAAGCTCTCGTTCGACCAGCTGGTGCCCACCGCGGGCATCGGGGGCTCGGTGGTGGTGATGAAGGGGCTCCAGCGGGAAGGCGCGCCGCCCCGGGTGGCCACGGGCGCGCTGCTGGTCGACATGGTGTCCTTCTACCTGGCGCACGCCGTGGCCGTGGCGGTGTCCATCTTCATCCTCTGGTATCGCGCGTCGCTGCACGCGGCCATCCTCGGACTGGCCACGGCCTTCGCGGTGCTCGCCTGCGCGGTGCCGTTCGGCATCCTCTGGCTGACGCGGCATGGTGGGTGGCAGCCGCCGCGCTGGGCGCGTCGCATCCCGGGGCTCACCTCGCTGCTCGAGTCCATCTCCCAGGTGTCGCCCGCGCTGGTGCGAGACACCTGGCTGTTGGTCCGCGCGAGCGCGTTCCAGCTCGCGACCTTCGCGCTGGATGCGCTCACGTTGTCATGCATGTTCCAGGCGGTGGGGCACCCGGTGGACTTCGCCGCCGTGTTCTCCGCGTTCATGCTGGCGACGCTGGTGATGACCCTGAGCATCATCCCCGGAGGCGTGGGCACGTTCGAGGCCACCGCGGTGGGCACGCTGTCGTCGCTGGGCGTGCCGGTGGAGGTGGGGCTCACCGCGGTGATGTTGCTGCGCGGGTACACGCTGTGGCTGCCACTGCCGCTGGGCATGGTGCTCCTGCGCCGGATGTTCGGGGGGCGCCTGCGCGAGGCGATGTCGGAGCGCCCGTCGCTGGTGTCAGCGGAGCACGAGCCCGCGTGA
- a CDS encoding CBS domain-containing protein: MLTVGDLMTRDVVTLDETDDLVRVDDLLKLHHIRHLPVVRDGRLVGMVSHRDLLRALSRQLAAPGHEPISVTRLMSRDVEMVRPDLPVREAIYKLLDHRFGCLPVVDRERRLVGIITEADFMRMAARLLTAAEARRGDASEASAH, encoded by the coding sequence ATGCTCACCGTGGGCGACCTGATGACCCGGGATGTCGTCACGCTGGACGAGACCGATGACCTGGTCCGTGTGGACGACTTGTTGAAGCTCCATCACATCCGCCACCTGCCCGTGGTGCGCGACGGCCGGCTGGTGGGGATGGTGAGCCATCGCGACCTCCTCCGCGCGCTGTCGCGTCAGCTCGCGGCGCCCGGCCACGAGCCCATCTCCGTCACCCGCCTCATGTCACGAGACGTGGAGATGGTGCGGCCGGACCTGCCGGTGCGAGAGGCCATCTACAAGCTCCTGGACCATCGCTTCGGCTGTCTGCCCGTGGTGGACCGCGAGCGCAGGCTGGTGGGCATCATCACCGAGGCGGACTTCATGCGCATGGCCGCGAGGCTGCTGACGGCCGCGGAGGCCCGCCGGGGAGACGCGTCGGAGGCCTCCGCTCACTAG
- a CDS encoding response regulator, which produces MALILLVDDDSTLLEIYTEALRGEGWEVASARDGEMALALAQALPPDLILTDVSMPGMNGLELCRHLRADETLRHVPRIVHSSMERLASLSGDVFLRKSGDLTELLACITRCLSQSSLVPTMPAAAA; this is translated from the coding sequence ATGGCTCTCATCCTTCTCGTCGACGATGACTCCACCCTTCTCGAGATCTACACCGAGGCCCTCCGGGGTGAGGGCTGGGAGGTGGCCTCGGCCCGCGACGGTGAGATGGCCCTCGCGCTCGCGCAGGCACTCCCCCCGGACCTCATCCTCACCGACGTGTCGATGCCGGGGATGAACGGCCTGGAGCTGTGCCGGCACCTGCGCGCCGATGAGACGCTGCGCCACGTCCCGCGCATCGTCCACAGCAGCATGGAGCGGCTCGCGAGCCTCTCGGGCGACGTCTTCCTGAGGAAGTCCGGGGACCTGACCGAGCTGCTCGCCTGCATCACCCGGTGCCTGTCGCAAAGCTCGCTCGTCCCCACGATGCCGGCGGCGGCGGCGTGA
- a CDS encoding ZIP family metal transporter, translating into MSVLATVALYSLIVVIGALLGALVVLWNQKQTQLVRFLAFAAGVMLGAAFFHMLPEAYEGGGWWAFALVPGGFVFLLVLERYLVAHAGEDLPGDHMSGHGRHTEPGQVLGLTAFLGLSTHTLFDGIALGSAVEEGVGLMALIAIVAHKVPSALSLASILKTEGRSKGSILLLSTLYGLMVPAGALIYFGFDAVLRFESMAPKALAFSAGTFLYIAVSDLLPHVHRHGKDQPGRNVLALFVGLALMFALARLVGHPAH; encoded by the coding sequence TACTCACTCATCGTCGTCATCGGCGCGCTGTTGGGCGCGCTGGTGGTGCTGTGGAACCAGAAGCAGACGCAGTTGGTCCGCTTCCTGGCCTTCGCCGCCGGAGTGATGTTGGGCGCGGCGTTCTTCCACATGCTCCCGGAGGCGTACGAGGGCGGAGGCTGGTGGGCCTTCGCGCTGGTGCCCGGGGGCTTCGTCTTCTTGTTGGTGCTGGAGCGCTACCTGGTGGCGCACGCGGGGGAGGACCTGCCCGGCGACCACATGTCCGGCCACGGCCGTCACACGGAGCCCGGCCAGGTGCTGGGGCTCACGGCGTTCCTCGGCCTGTCCACGCACACGCTGTTCGACGGAATCGCGCTGGGCTCGGCGGTGGAGGAGGGCGTCGGGTTGATGGCGCTCATCGCCATTGTCGCGCACAAGGTGCCCTCGGCGCTGTCGCTCGCGTCCATCCTGAAGACGGAGGGTCGCTCGAAGGGGTCCATCCTCCTGCTCTCCACGCTGTACGGGCTGATGGTGCCCGCGGGCGCGCTCATCTACTTCGGCTTCGACGCGGTGCTGCGCTTCGAGAGCATGGCGCCCAAGGCGCTCGCGTTCTCCGCGGGCACGTTCCTGTACATCGCCGTGTCGGACCTGCTGCCGCACGTGCACCGCCACGGCAAGGACCAGCCGGGCCGCAACGTGTTGGCGCTCTTCGTGGGCCTGGCGCTCATGTTCGCGCTGGCGCGGCTGGTGGGCCACCCGGCGCACTGA